In Rhodanobacter denitrificans, a single window of DNA contains:
- the dapB gene encoding 4-hydroxy-tetrahydrodipicolinate reductase, with the protein MSLRICLAGATGWAGSELARGIAAADDLVLVSAVARRHAGQKLGDVLGEDGLDATIFGSAAEALTQACDVFVEYTHPDSAKANILAALEHGAHVVVGTSGLTDADYAQIDAVARERRLGVLACGNFALTAVLLIKFAEMAAKLIPQWELVDYASAGKPDAPSGTVRELATRMGKVRQPQLEVPLEQTVGLRETRGGTLAGSQVHALRLPGFVIGAEAIFGMPDQTLTIRHNAGSSAKPYVGGALLAIRKVSTLTGLHRGLDAVLEL; encoded by the coding sequence ATGTCGCTGAGGATATGTCTCGCCGGCGCCACCGGCTGGGCCGGTTCGGAGCTGGCGCGCGGCATTGCCGCCGCCGATGACCTTGTACTGGTCAGTGCTGTGGCGCGCCGGCATGCCGGGCAGAAACTCGGCGACGTGCTGGGTGAAGACGGGCTCGATGCAACGATCTTCGGCAGTGCCGCCGAGGCGCTGACGCAAGCCTGCGACGTGTTCGTCGAGTACACCCATCCGGACAGCGCCAAGGCGAACATCCTCGCCGCGCTGGAACACGGCGCGCACGTGGTGGTCGGCACCTCGGGCCTCACCGATGCGGACTATGCGCAGATCGACGCCGTGGCGCGCGAGCGGCGGCTCGGCGTGCTGGCCTGCGGCAACTTCGCGCTCACCGCGGTGCTGCTGATCAAGTTCGCCGAGATGGCGGCCAAGCTGATCCCGCAGTGGGAGCTCGTCGACTACGCCAGCGCGGGCAAGCCGGATGCGCCCAGCGGCACCGTGCGCGAACTGGCCACGCGCATGGGCAAGGTGCGCCAGCCGCAACTGGAGGTGCCGCTGGAGCAGACGGTCGGCCTGCGCGAGACGCGCGGCGGCACGCTGGCCGGCAGCCAGGTGCATGCGCTGCGGCTGCCCGGTTTCGTGATCGGTGCCGAGGCGATCTTCGGCATGCCGGACCAGACCCTGACGATTCGCCACAATGCCGGCAGCAGCGCCAAGCCCTACGTTGGCGGTGCGTTGCTGGCGATCCGCAAGGTGTCCACGCTGACCGGCCTGCACCGCGGTCTGGATGCGGTGCTGGAGCTGTAA
- the aceF gene encoding dihydrolipoyllysine-residue acetyltransferase — translation MADLKEARVPDIGHADVPVIEVLVKAGDRVEKEQSLITLESDKATMEVPAPFAGTVKEVRLKVGDEVSEGAVIAIIETDGAAAEPAAAKPAAAPAPAAPAPAPVPAPPATAPASAEPKPAPIAGQGVHNAPEGDVPPQARPPFDANIVMPGDAPYASPAVRAFARELGVDIQQVKGSGRGGRIQREDVSAYVKHALASGARPVVGAAASVGGLNLLPWPKVDFAKFGEIEERPLSRIQKISGANLARNWAMIPHVTQHEDADITEMEAFRKQLGAEQKSDKGGDLKISPLVFQIKAVVAALKQFPQFNASLDESGEKLILKKYFHIGIAVDTPDGLVVPVIRDCDKKGLLDLARDLAEISKKARDKKLGPAEMSGGCFSISSLGGIGGTYFTPIVNAPEVAILGVSKSVMKPVWNGKEFAPRLLLPLSLSYDHRVIDGALAARFASFLANQLGDIRRLLL, via the coding sequence ATGGCCGACCTCAAAGAAGCCCGCGTTCCCGATATCGGCCACGCGGACGTTCCCGTCATCGAAGTGCTGGTCAAGGCCGGCGACCGGGTGGAGAAGGAGCAGAGCCTGATCACGCTGGAGTCGGACAAGGCGACCATGGAAGTACCCGCGCCGTTCGCCGGCACGGTGAAGGAAGTGAGGCTGAAGGTGGGTGACGAGGTTTCCGAGGGCGCGGTGATCGCCATCATCGAAACCGACGGCGCCGCCGCCGAGCCGGCCGCGGCCAAGCCCGCGGCGGCGCCGGCGCCGGCAGCTCCCGCCCCGGCGCCTGTACCCGCGCCTCCCGCAACGGCGCCCGCGTCGGCCGAGCCGAAGCCCGCGCCGATCGCCGGCCAGGGCGTGCACAACGCACCCGAGGGCGACGTGCCGCCGCAGGCGCGCCCGCCGTTCGACGCCAACATCGTGATGCCCGGCGACGCGCCGTACGCGAGTCCGGCGGTGCGCGCCTTCGCGCGCGAGCTGGGCGTAGACATCCAGCAGGTGAAGGGCAGCGGCCGCGGCGGTCGCATCCAGCGCGAGGACGTCAGTGCCTACGTCAAGCACGCGCTCGCTTCCGGCGCGCGCCCGGTGGTCGGCGCCGCCGCCTCGGTGGGCGGCCTGAACCTGCTGCCGTGGCCGAAGGTCGACTTCGCCAAGTTCGGCGAGATCGAGGAGAGGCCGCTGTCGCGCATCCAGAAGATCTCCGGCGCGAACCTGGCGCGCAACTGGGCGATGATCCCGCACGTCACCCAGCACGAGGACGCCGACATCACCGAGATGGAGGCGTTCCGCAAGCAGCTCGGCGCCGAGCAAAAGTCCGATAAGGGCGGGGACCTGAAGATCAGCCCGCTGGTGTTCCAGATCAAGGCGGTGGTGGCCGCGCTGAAGCAGTTCCCGCAATTCAATGCCTCGCTCGACGAGTCGGGCGAGAAGCTGATCCTGAAGAAGTACTTCCACATCGGCATCGCGGTGGACACGCCCGATGGCCTGGTGGTGCCGGTGATCCGCGACTGCGACAAGAAAGGCCTGCTCGACCTGGCGCGCGACCTGGCCGAGATCTCGAAGAAGGCGCGCGACAAGAAGCTCGGCCCGGCCGAGATGTCCGGCGGCTGCTTCTCGATCAGCTCGCTCGGCGGCATCGGCGGCACCTACTTCACGCCGATCGTCAACGCGCCGGAAGTCGCCATCCTCGGCGTCTCCAAGTCGGTGATGAAGCCCGTGTGGAACGGCAAGGAATTCGCGCCGCGGCTGCTGCTTCCCCTGTCGCTCAGCTATGACCATCGGGTGATCGACGGCGCGCTCGCCGCGCGCTTCGCCAGCTTCCTCGCCAACCAGCTCGGCGACATCCGCCGGCTGCTGCTCTGA
- the lpdA gene encoding dihydrolipoyl dehydrogenase, giving the protein MANTIEIKVPDIGGHDNVPVIEVLVKAGDTVAKEQSLITLESDKATMEIPSSAAGVIRELKLKVGDEVSEGAVIAVLETVGTADSSSPSPIPGEGRGEGAGSPGSSNEEATKSNQPPASPVPSPQSSPRGGEEAKVPQAAASSGKKPDIECQLVVLGSGPGGYSAAFRAADLGVDTVLVERYGTLGGVCLNVGCIPSKALLHAAAVIDEAAAMAAHGVAFGAPKIDLDKLRSFKSKVVGQLTGGLATMAKQRKVRTLMGNGMFVSPHEMEVQTADGVKLLRFEHAIIAAGSQSVKLPAFPWDDERVMDSTGALELKDVPKNLLVVGGGIIGLEMATVYSALGSAVTVVEFMDQLIPGADTDLIRPLAKRLGNKLKGVHLKTKVVSAKATKKGIEVGYEGDSIPETTLFDRVLVAVGRSPNGNKIGADKAGVAVTERGFINVDTQMRTNVPHIFAIGDLVGQPMLAHKATHEAHVAAQAVAGQKSHFDARVIPSVAYTDPEIAWVGVTEREAKEKGLKVGVGKFPWAASGRAIGIDRTEGFTKLIFDEETHRIVGAGIVGVHAGDLISELALAIEMGSEAADIALTIHPHPTLGESVGMAAEVYEGTITDLYLPKKK; this is encoded by the coding sequence ATGGCGAACACGATCGAGATCAAGGTTCCCGACATCGGCGGCCACGACAACGTGCCGGTGATCGAAGTGCTGGTGAAAGCCGGCGACACGGTGGCGAAGGAACAAAGCCTGATCACGCTGGAGTCGGACAAGGCGACCATGGAGATTCCCTCCAGCGCCGCCGGCGTGATCAGGGAGCTGAAGCTCAAGGTGGGCGATGAAGTGTCCGAAGGCGCGGTGATCGCCGTATTGGAAACCGTCGGCACAGCCGACTCATCGTCCCCCTCTCCCATTCCGGGAGAGGGCAGGGGTGAGGGTGCGGGGTCACCGGGCAGCTCCAACGAAGAAGCGACCAAGAGCAACCAGCCCCCCGCAAGCCCCGTCCCCTCACCTCAATCCTCTCCCCGGGGGGGAGAGGAGGCGAAGGTGCCGCAAGCGGCAGCTTCATCTGGGAAGAAGCCCGACATCGAATGCCAGCTGGTGGTGCTCGGCTCCGGCCCCGGCGGTTACTCGGCCGCGTTCCGCGCCGCCGACCTCGGCGTCGACACCGTGCTGGTGGAGCGCTACGGCACGCTCGGCGGCGTCTGCCTCAACGTGGGCTGCATCCCGTCCAAGGCGCTGCTGCATGCTGCTGCGGTGATCGACGAAGCCGCAGCGATGGCCGCGCACGGTGTCGCATTCGGCGCACCGAAAATCGACCTCGACAAGCTGCGCAGCTTCAAGAGCAAGGTGGTCGGCCAGCTCACCGGCGGCCTCGCCACGATGGCGAAGCAGCGCAAGGTGCGCACGCTGATGGGCAACGGCATGTTCGTGTCGCCGCATGAGATGGAAGTCCAGACGGCCGATGGCGTGAAGCTGCTGCGCTTCGAGCACGCGATCATTGCTGCCGGTTCGCAGTCGGTGAAGCTGCCGGCGTTCCCCTGGGACGACGAGCGCGTGATGGATTCCACCGGCGCGCTGGAACTGAAGGACGTGCCGAAGAACCTGCTGGTCGTCGGTGGCGGCATCATCGGCCTGGAAATGGCCACGGTGTACTCGGCGCTGGGCAGTGCGGTGACCGTGGTCGAGTTCATGGACCAGCTGATCCCCGGCGCCGACACCGACCTGATCAGGCCACTGGCCAAGCGTCTGGGCAACAAGCTCAAGGGCGTGCACCTGAAGACCAAGGTGGTCAGCGCCAAGGCCACCAAGAAGGGCATCGAGGTCGGCTACGAAGGCGACAGCATCCCCGAGACCACGCTGTTCGACCGCGTGCTGGTCGCGGTGGGCCGCTCGCCGAACGGCAACAAGATCGGCGCGGACAAGGCCGGCGTGGCGGTGACCGAGCGCGGCTTCATCAACGTCGACACGCAGATGCGCACCAACGTGCCGCACATCTTCGCCATCGGCGACCTGGTCGGCCAGCCGATGCTGGCGCACAAGGCCACCCACGAGGCGCACGTCGCGGCGCAGGCTGTGGCCGGGCAGAAGAGCCATTTCGACGCGCGGGTGATCCCGTCGGTCGCCTACACCGATCCGGAAATCGCCTGGGTCGGCGTGACCGAACGCGAGGCGAAGGAGAAGGGCCTGAAGGTCGGCGTGGGCAAGTTCCCGTGGGCGGCCTCGGGCCGCGCCATCGGCATCGACCGCACCGAGGGTTTCACCAAGCTGATCTTCGACGAAGAAACCCACCGCATCGTCGGCGCCGGCATCGTCGGCGTGCATGCCGGCGACCTGATTTCCGAACTGGCGCTGGCGATCGAGATGGGCAGCGAGGCGGCCGACATCGCGCTGACCATCCACCCGCACCCGACCCTGGGCGAGTCGGTCGGCATGGCCGCGGAAGTCTACGAAGGCACCATCACCGATCTGTATCTGCCGAAGAAGAAGTGA
- a CDS encoding ABC transporter ATP-binding protein gives MLTIRDLSKTYANGVKALRSVSLDIPNGMFGLLGPNGAGKSSLMRTIATLQDPDEGTIRLDGMDLLADKQATRRLLGYLPQEFGVYPKVSAEAMLEHFAILKGVTVKGERRELVESLLRQVNLWDVRKRKLGTYSGGMRQRFGIAQALIGDPRLVIVDEPTAGLDPEERNRFLNLLAEIGERVVVILSTHIVADVTDLCSHMAIIGQGQVLLSGEPAEAIRSLEGRVWRRTIDKAALDGYRARMNILSTRLAGGRTLLHVLADAQPEDGFEPVVPDLEDVYFGRLRAQATARAA, from the coding sequence ATGCTGACGATACGCGACCTGTCGAAAACCTATGCCAACGGCGTCAAGGCGCTGCGCAGCGTGTCGCTGGACATCCCCAACGGCATGTTCGGCCTGCTCGGCCCGAACGGCGCGGGCAAGTCATCGCTGATGCGCACCATCGCCACGCTGCAGGACCCGGACGAGGGCACGATCCGGCTGGACGGGATGGACCTGCTGGCCGACAAGCAGGCCACCCGCCGCCTGCTCGGCTACCTGCCGCAGGAGTTCGGCGTGTACCCGAAGGTGTCGGCCGAGGCGATGCTTGAGCACTTCGCGATCCTCAAGGGCGTCACCGTGAAAGGCGAGCGGCGCGAACTGGTCGAGTCGCTGCTGCGCCAGGTGAATCTGTGGGACGTGCGCAAGCGCAAGCTCGGCACCTATTCCGGCGGCATGCGCCAGCGTTTCGGCATTGCGCAGGCGCTGATCGGCGACCCGCGGCTGGTGATCGTCGACGAGCCCACCGCCGGGCTCGACCCGGAAGAGCGCAACCGCTTCCTCAACCTGCTGGCCGAAATCGGCGAACGCGTGGTGGTGATCCTGTCCACCCACATCGTGGCGGACGTCACCGACCTGTGCTCGCACATGGCGATCATCGGCCAGGGCCAGGTGCTGCTCAGCGGCGAGCCGGCCGAGGCGATCCGCTCGCTGGAAGGCCGCGTGTGGCGGCGCACGATCGACAAGGCCGCACTGGACGGCTACCGCGCCCGCATGAACATCCTGTCCACCCGACTCGCCGGCGGCCGCACCCTGCTGCACGTGCTGGCCGATGCGCAGCCAGAAGACGGCTTCGAACCCGTCGTGCCCGACCTGGAAGACGTCTACTTCGGCCGCCTGCGCGCGCAGGCCACCGCCCGCGCCGCCTGA
- a CDS encoding ABC transporter permease/M1 family aminopeptidase produces MFFEILRFELRQQLKAPLFWIVAAVFGALAFALASTDAVIVGGASGNVLRNAPLVIARLLGVLTVLSIFLVTVFVAGAALRDFDNRTAELFFTTPLSRGAYLGGRFAAGYLAALAVMLACALGVAVGGLMPWIDATRLGPASWHGYAWAFGVMVVPDLLFIAALLFLLATTTRSLLATYIGLIVYFVLNSVVGLLTRDVNNHFIAAMLDPFGGRTLALVTRYWSADQANHELPALTGVLLFNRVLWSAVGAVMLGAAVALFRPNREGLQLPRRRKRAEPPLLRPQAGAATLALPKVRLADDLRAHLLQLRTQFVFDALGVLRGVPFLIMLALGLFNLIFALALSSQIYGTATWPVTHQVLENVRGGFQWLLYIIVTFYAGELVWRERSQRSAEVSDAFPVPDWVPLTAKLGALLAVIASFLLIGAIVGLGWQLGHGYTHLEPGLYLATLALNALPFVLLAVLALFLQVLSNNKFLGYLLTIVWLVLSTIGFDLLHWEQNLYNYGNAPELPYSDMNGFGHFLRAVLWFDFYWACAAVALLVLAALFWVRGTEPSWRERLREARARLHAPAKLALAAALFAFVGSGAWIYYNTNVLNHYQSSTTKTIQRADYEKKYAKYKNLPQPRITAVKADVDIFPYRRRLEIRGHYTLVNKHTAPISELHVNFNDKFAVKSLDFAPHDTVSADKELGYTIYRLKTPLAPGASMAFDFDLAYAPKGFANRPEGEFLVHNGTFFNNSVMPQFGYQTQTQLTDRNDRRKYGLSAEVPRMPKLGDEKARANTYISNDADWISFDTTVSTAPDQIAIAPGTLQKEWTANGRRYFHYTMTQDGMEQPMLPFFSYLSARYAVKHETWKGVDIAVYYNPVHAWNVDRMIQGAKDALDYYDANFTPYQFKQLRILEFPNYASFAQSFANTIPYSESIGFIADLRDKTKIDYVYYVTAHEVAHQWWAHRVIGANMQGSTMLSESLAQYSALMVMKQKYGADQMHKFLKYELDGYLAGRATEKLAEEPLAKVENQQYIHYKKGSLVFYALQDYVGEGTLNAVLKQFLLDKGFQQPPYTTSQEFMDALGKALDPKWQPLLDDFFWKITLFDNRLTDATAKKLPNGKYEVTLQVHAGKVHVDGTGKETAAKPDIPIEVGVFAASKGDGMDGKPLYLEKRLLPDGDSTVTVIVDGKPALAGIDPYNELIDRVSSDNRRPVTLQ; encoded by the coding sequence ATGTTCTTCGAGATACTTCGCTTCGAACTGCGCCAGCAACTGAAGGCGCCGCTGTTCTGGATCGTCGCGGCGGTATTCGGCGCGCTGGCGTTCGCGCTGGCCAGCACCGACGCGGTGATCGTCGGCGGCGCCAGCGGCAACGTGTTGCGCAACGCGCCGCTGGTGATCGCGCGGCTGCTCGGCGTGCTCACCGTGCTCAGCATCTTCCTGGTGACGGTGTTCGTGGCCGGCGCGGCGCTGCGTGATTTCGACAATCGCACCGCGGAGCTGTTCTTCACCACGCCGCTGAGCCGCGGCGCCTACCTCGGCGGCCGCTTCGCCGCCGGCTATCTCGCCGCGCTGGCGGTCATGCTGGCCTGCGCGCTGGGCGTCGCCGTCGGCGGCCTGATGCCGTGGATCGATGCGACGCGGCTGGGTCCGGCCAGCTGGCATGGCTACGCATGGGCGTTCGGCGTGATGGTGGTGCCGGACCTGCTGTTCATCGCCGCGCTGCTGTTCCTGCTCGCCACCACCACGCGTTCGCTGCTGGCCACTTACATCGGCCTGATCGTCTACTTCGTGCTGAACTCCGTCGTCGGCCTGCTGACCCGCGACGTCAACAATCATTTCATCGCCGCCATGCTCGATCCGTTCGGCGGTCGCACCCTGGCCCTGGTTACCCGCTACTGGTCGGCGGACCAGGCCAACCACGAGCTGCCCGCGCTGACGGGCGTGCTGCTGTTCAACCGGGTGCTGTGGAGCGCGGTCGGCGCGGTCATGCTGGGCGCCGCCGTGGCGCTGTTCCGCCCGAATCGCGAAGGCCTGCAGCTGCCGCGGCGCAGGAAGCGGGCGGAGCCGCCGCTGCTGCGCCCGCAGGCCGGCGCCGCCACGCTGGCCCTGCCGAAGGTGCGCCTGGCCGACGACCTGCGCGCGCACCTGCTGCAACTGCGCACGCAGTTCGTGTTCGACGCCCTGGGCGTGCTGCGCGGCGTGCCGTTCCTGATCATGCTGGCGCTCGGGCTGTTCAACCTGATCTTCGCGCTCGCTCTGTCCAGCCAGATCTACGGCACCGCCACCTGGCCGGTGACGCACCAGGTGCTGGAAAACGTGCGCGGCGGCTTCCAGTGGCTGCTCTACATCATCGTCACGTTCTACGCCGGCGAGCTGGTGTGGCGCGAACGCAGCCAGCGCTCGGCCGAGGTCAGCGACGCGTTCCCGGTACCGGACTGGGTGCCGCTGACCGCCAAGCTGGGTGCCTTGCTGGCGGTGATCGCGAGCTTCCTGCTGATCGGCGCGATCGTGGGCCTCGGCTGGCAGCTGGGCCACGGCTATACGCACCTGGAGCCCGGGCTGTACCTGGCCACGCTGGCATTGAATGCGCTCCCGTTCGTGCTGCTGGCAGTGCTGGCGCTGTTCCTGCAGGTGCTGTCGAACAACAAGTTCCTCGGTTACCTGCTGACCATCGTGTGGCTGGTGCTGAGCACGATCGGCTTCGACCTGCTGCACTGGGAACAGAACCTGTACAACTATGGCAACGCGCCGGAGCTGCCGTATTCGGACATGAACGGCTTCGGGCATTTCCTCCGAGCCGTGCTGTGGTTCGACTTCTACTGGGCCTGCGCCGCGGTGGCGCTGCTGGTGCTGGCGGCGTTGTTCTGGGTACGCGGCACCGAGCCGTCATGGCGCGAGCGCCTGCGCGAGGCGCGCGCGCGGCTGCACGCGCCGGCGAAGCTCGCGTTGGCGGCGGCGCTGTTCGCGTTCGTCGGCAGCGGCGCGTGGATCTACTACAACACCAACGTGCTGAACCACTACCAGAGCAGCACCACGAAGACGATCCAGCGCGCCGACTACGAGAAGAAATACGCGAAGTACAAGAACCTGCCGCAGCCGCGCATCACCGCGGTGAAGGCTGACGTGGACATCTTCCCGTACCGGCGCCGGCTGGAGATCCGCGGCCACTACACCCTGGTGAACAAGCACACGGCGCCGATCAGCGAGCTGCACGTGAACTTCAACGACAAGTTCGCCGTGAAGTCGCTGGACTTCGCGCCGCACGATACGGTCAGCGCAGACAAGGAGCTCGGCTACACCATCTACCGGCTGAAGACGCCGCTGGCGCCGGGCGCGTCGATGGCATTCGATTTCGACCTGGCATACGCGCCGAAGGGTTTCGCCAACAGACCGGAAGGCGAGTTCCTCGTGCACAACGGCACGTTCTTCAACAACAGCGTGATGCCGCAGTTCGGCTACCAGACCCAGACGCAGCTCACCGACCGCAACGACCGGCGCAAGTACGGGCTTTCCGCCGAGGTGCCGCGGATGCCGAAGCTGGGCGACGAGAAAGCGCGCGCGAACACCTACATCAGCAACGACGCGGACTGGATCAGCTTCGACACCACCGTGTCCACCGCGCCCGACCAGATCGCCATCGCGCCGGGCACGCTGCAGAAGGAATGGACCGCCAATGGCAGGCGCTATTTCCACTACACCATGACGCAGGACGGGATGGAGCAGCCGATGCTGCCGTTCTTCTCGTACCTGTCGGCGCGCTACGCGGTGAAGCACGAGACCTGGAAGGGCGTGGACATCGCGGTGTACTACAACCCGGTGCATGCGTGGAACGTGGACCGCATGATCCAGGGCGCGAAGGATGCGCTGGACTACTACGACGCGAACTTCACGCCCTACCAGTTCAAGCAGCTGCGCATCCTGGAATTCCCGAACTACGCCAGCTTCGCGCAGTCGTTCGCCAACACCATCCCGTACTCCGAGTCGATCGGTTTCATCGCCGACCTGCGCGACAAGACAAAGATCGACTACGTCTACTACGTCACCGCGCACGAAGTGGCGCACCAGTGGTGGGCGCACCGGGTGATCGGCGCGAACATGCAGGGCTCGACCATGCTCAGCGAATCGCTGGCGCAGTACTCCGCGCTGATGGTGATGAAGCAGAAGTACGGCGCCGACCAGATGCACAAGTTCCTGAAGTACGAACTGGACGGCTATCTGGCGGGGCGTGCCACCGAGAAGCTGGCCGAGGAACCGCTGGCGAAGGTGGAGAACCAGCAATACATCCACTACAAGAAAGGCTCGCTGGTGTTCTACGCATTGCAGGACTACGTCGGCGAGGGCACGCTGAACGCGGTGCTGAAGCAGTTCCTGCTCGACAAGGGTTTCCAGCAGCCGCCGTACACCACCTCGCAGGAATTCATGGACGCGCTGGGCAAGGCGCTCGACCCGAAGTGGCAGCCGCTGCTGGACGACTTCTTCTGGAAGATCACCCTGTTCGACAACCGCCTCACCGACGCCACCGCGAAGAAGCTGCCGAACGGCAAGTACGAAGTGACCCTGCAGGTGCACGCCGGCAAGGTCCACGTCGACGGCACCGGCAAGGAAACCGCGGCGAAGCCGGACATCCCGATCGAGGTGGGCGTGTTTGCCGCATCAAAGGGCGACGGCATGGACGGCAAGCCGCTGTACCTGGAAAAGCGTCTGCTGCCCGACGGCGACAGCACGGTTACCGTGATCGTCGACGGCAAGCCCGCGCTGGCCGGCATCGACCCGTACAACGAGCTGATCGATCGCGTCTCCAGTGACAACCGGCGGCCGGTGACGCTGCAATGA